One window from the genome of Pseudomonas fluorescens encodes:
- a CDS encoding methyl-accepting chemotaxis protein, with translation MIKAKTGKPLEASRSRSQIIVLFVALIVFIVLLFANFAYLNTQSTYDKQYIGHAGELRVLSQRIAKNATEAAAGKPAAFKLLSDARNDFAQRWGYLKQGDPVTGLPPAPATLRPQMRAVQLDWERLLKNTDAILSSEQTVLSLHQVAATLAETVPQLQVEYEKVVEILLQRGAPATQVAMAQRQSLLAERILGAVNTVLAGDENASQAADTFGRDAARFGQVLNGMLQGDPALKISQVQDRDARARLSEISELFEFVSGSVDEILETSPELFKVRESAGNIFNLSQTLLDEASHLATAFENLAGGRSVNTIGGYVLGLLALMSIILIGLVMVRETNRQLHETAEKNERNQNAIMRLLDEIEDLADGDLTVTASVTEDFTGTIADSINYSVDQLRDLVATINLTAGQVAAAVQETQATAMHLAQASEHQAQQISEASTSINEMAQSIDQVSANAAESSAVAERSVEIANKGNEVVHNTIHGMDNIREQIQDTAKRIKRLGESSQEIGDIVSLIDDIADQTNILALNAAIQASMAGDAGRGFAVVADEVQRLAERSSAATRQIETLVRAIQADTNEAVISMEQTTTEVVRGARLAQDAGVALEEIEGVSKTLAALIQSISNAAQQQTTSAGQISLTMNVIQQITTQTSSGSTATAESIGNLAKMASQLRRSVSGFTLPAAAAAGDEEKG, from the coding sequence ATGATCAAAGCAAAAACAGGCAAGCCACTGGAAGCGTCGCGCAGTCGTTCGCAGATCATCGTGCTGTTCGTCGCGCTGATCGTCTTCATCGTGCTGCTGTTCGCCAACTTCGCTTACCTCAACACCCAATCCACCTACGACAAACAGTACATCGGCCATGCCGGTGAGCTGCGGGTGCTGTCCCAGCGCATTGCCAAGAACGCCACCGAGGCCGCCGCCGGCAAGCCTGCGGCGTTCAAGCTGCTGAGCGATGCGCGCAATGACTTCGCCCAGCGCTGGGGCTACCTGAAACAGGGCGACCCGGTGACCGGCCTGCCGCCTGCGCCCGCCACCCTGCGCCCGCAGATGCGCGCCGTGCAGCTGGATTGGGAGCGCCTGCTCAAGAACACCGATGCCATCCTCTCCAGCGAACAGACCGTGCTGTCGCTGCACCAGGTGGCGGCCACCCTGGCCGAAACCGTGCCGCAGTTGCAGGTCGAGTACGAAAAAGTCGTCGAAATCCTGCTGCAACGGGGCGCCCCCGCCACCCAGGTGGCCATGGCCCAGCGCCAGTCCCTGCTGGCCGAGCGGATTCTCGGCGCAGTGAATACCGTGCTGGCTGGGGACGAAAACGCCAGCCAGGCCGCCGATACCTTCGGTCGCGACGCGGCGCGTTTTGGCCAGGTGCTCAATGGCATGTTGCAAGGTGACCCGGCCCTGAAAATCTCCCAGGTCCAGGACCGCGATGCCCGGGCGCGACTGAGCGAAATCAGCGAGCTGTTCGAGTTCGTCTCCGGCTCGGTGGATGAAATCCTCGAGACCTCGCCGGAGCTGTTCAAGGTCCGCGAATCGGCCGGCAATATCTTCAACCTGTCGCAGACCTTGCTCGACGAGGCTTCGCACCTGGCCACGGCCTTCGAAAACCTGGCCGGCGGGCGTTCCGTCAATACCATCGGCGGTTATGTGCTGGGCCTGCTGGCGCTGATGTCGATCATCCTGATCGGGCTGGTGATGGTCCGCGAGACCAACCGCCAGTTGCACGAAACCGCGGAAAAGAACGAGCGCAACCAGAACGCGATCATGCGGCTGCTGGATGAAATCGAGGACCTGGCCGACGGCGACCTGACCGTCACGGCCTCGGTCACCGAGGATTTCACCGGCACCATCGCCGACTCCATCAACTACTCGGTGGACCAACTGCGGGATCTGGTGGCGACCATCAACCTCACCGCCGGCCAGGTCGCCGCCGCCGTGCAGGAAACCCAGGCCACGGCGATGCACCTGGCCCAGGCGTCCGAGCACCAGGCCCAGCAAATTTCCGAAGCTTCGACTTCAATTAATGAAATGGCCCAGTCCATCGACCAGGTGTCGGCCAATGCCGCCGAATCGTCGGCGGTGGCCGAACGTTCGGTGGAGATTGCCAACAAGGGTAACGAGGTGGTGCACAACACCATTCATGGCATGGACAACATTCGCGAGCAGATCCAGGACACCGCCAAACGCATCAAGCGCCTGGGCGAGTCATCCCAGGAAATTGGCGACATTGTCAGCCTGATCGACGACATCGCCGACCAGACCAACATCCTGGCCCTCAACGCCGCCATCCAGGCGTCCATGGCCGGTGATGCCGGGCGCGGGTTCGCGGTGGTGGCCGATGAAGTGCAACGCCTGGCCGAGCGTTCTTCGGCGGCGACCCGGCAGATCGAAACCCTGGTGCGGGCGATCCAGGCCGACACCAACGAAGCGGTGATCTCCATGGAGCAGACCACCACCGAAGTGGTGCGCGGTGCGCGACTGGCCCAGGACGCCGGCGTCGCCCTGGAAGAGATCGAAGGTGTGTCCAAGACCCTGGCGGCGCTGATCCAGAGCATCTCCAACGCGGCGCAGCAACAGACCACCTCGGCGGGGCAGATTTCCTTGACCATGAACGTGATCCAGCAGATCACCACGCAGACTTCCTCGGGCTCCACCGCCACCGCCGAAAGCATCGGCAACCTGGCGAAAATGGCCAGCCAACTGCGCCGTTCGGTGTCGGGGTTTACCTTGCCGGCGGCGGCAGCGGCTGGCGATGAGGAAAAAGGGTGA
- a CDS encoding chemotaxis protein CheW, with product MHDLHHSRASHLTGLLLPLADRHLILPNVAVAELIDYQSSAFDMDTPPWFLGWVSWRERQIPLLSFESACGQKTVIGERARIVILNALGGRPELRFIALLVQGIPRSCKLDSQLSYVDVPLCGLEQAAVQVGEHVAKVPDLLALEELVVAAGLVQQHKS from the coding sequence ATGCATGACCTGCATCACTCACGCGCCAGCCACCTCACCGGCCTGCTGCTGCCCCTGGCCGACCGCCACCTGATCCTGCCCAACGTGGCGGTGGCCGAACTGATCGACTACCAGAGCAGTGCCTTCGATATGGACACCCCGCCGTGGTTCCTGGGGTGGGTGAGCTGGCGCGAACGGCAAATCCCGCTGCTGAGCTTCGAATCGGCCTGCGGCCAGAAAACCGTGATCGGCGAGCGAGCACGCATCGTCATCCTCAACGCCCTGGGCGGCCGGCCGGAGCTGCGCTTCATCGCATTGCTGGTGCAAGGCATTCCCCGCTCCTGCAAGCTCGACAGTCAGTTGAGCTATGTCGACGTGCCGCTGTGCGGGCTGGAGCAGGCGGCGGTACAGGTGGGGGAACATGTGGCGAAAGTGCCGGATTTGTTGGCGTTGGAGGAGTTGGTGGTGGCGGCCGGGTTGGTTCAGCAGCACAAATCCTGA
- a CDS encoding triphosphoribosyl-dephospho-CoA synthase, producing the protein MHAFNLQPKKLSLAERLADMAVDALIDEADLSPKPALVDRRGNGAHTDLHLGLMHASALSLWPAFKEMAEAALECGEIGLPLREALGRIGREGEAAMLATTGGVNTHRGAIWALGLLVAAAALEPESSVASAVTLRAARLALLNDRYAPRPLSHGAQVAQRYGVRGAREEAQLAFPAVTGLGLPQLKRSRAAGAGEQNARLDALLAIMTTLADTCVLYRAGEPGLQAMQQGARAVLDAGGSASLGGRRQLHALDQQLIALNASPGGAADLLAACLFLDRIERGDGLFPGVC; encoded by the coding sequence ATGCACGCCTTCAACCTGCAACCGAAAAAACTGTCCTTGGCCGAACGTCTGGCGGACATGGCAGTGGATGCGCTGATCGACGAAGCCGACCTGTCACCTAAACCGGCCTTGGTGGACCGTCGCGGCAATGGCGCCCACACCGACCTGCACCTGGGCCTGATGCATGCTTCGGCGCTGTCGCTGTGGCCGGCGTTCAAGGAAATGGCCGAGGCCGCCCTGGAATGCGGCGAAATCGGCCTGCCGTTGCGCGAAGCCCTGGGGCGGATCGGCCGTGAGGGGGAAGCGGCGATGCTTGCCACCACGGGCGGGGTAAACACCCATCGTGGCGCGATCTGGGCCTTGGGCCTGTTGGTCGCTGCAGCGGCGCTGGAACCTGAATCCAGTGTCGCCAGCGCCGTTACTTTGCGCGCCGCCCGCCTGGCCTTGCTCAACGACCGTTATGCGCCTCGCCCCTTGAGCCATGGCGCCCAGGTCGCCCAGCGCTACGGCGTGCGCGGTGCCCGGGAAGAAGCGCAACTGGCGTTTCCGGCGGTGACTGGCCTGGGCCTGCCGCAACTCAAGCGCAGCCGCGCGGCAGGGGCGGGCGAGCAGAACGCCCGGCTCGATGCCTTGCTGGCGATCATGACCACCCTGGCCGACACCTGCGTGCTCTACCGCGCTGGCGAGCCGGGTTTGCAGGCCATGCAACAAGGCGCCAGAGCGGTGCTCGATGCCGGTGGCAGTGCGAGCCTGGGCGGTCGGCGCCAATTGCACGCGCTGGACCAACAACTGATTGCCTTGAACGCCTCGCCCGGCGGCGCTGCCGACCTGCTCGCCGCCTGCCTGTTCCTCGATCGTATCGAGCGTGGCGATGGCCTCTTCCCTGGAGTGTGCTGA
- the mdcA gene encoding malonate decarboxylase subunit alpha, translated as MTTTISPDSRWTRRRSEKQRRLGLVKGLADGVVLPTDKIVAALEALILPGDRVVLEGNNQKQADFLSRSLAKADPSKLNDLHMIMPSVGRSEHLDLFERGIARKLDFSFAGTQSLRISQLLEDGLLEIGAIHTYIELYARLVVDLIPNVVLSAGFMADRAGNIYTGPSTEDTPALIEPAAFSDGIVIVQVNQLVDDVSDLPRVDIPASWVDFVVVADKPFYIEPLFTRDPRHIKPVHVLMAMMAIRGIYEKHNVQSLNHGIGFNTAAIELILPTYGESLGLKGKICRNWTLNPHPTLIPAIESGWVESVHCFGTELGMENYIAARPDVFFTGHDGSLRSNRMVCQLAGQYAVDLFIGATLQVDGDGHSSTVTRGRLAGFGGAPNMGHDPRGRRHGTPAWLDMRHGDGEAPLLERGKKLVVQMVETFQEGGKPTFVETLDAVDVAKKAGMPLAPIMIYGDDVTHLLTEEGIAYLYKARSLEERQAMIAAVAGVTAIGLRHDPKDTARMRREGLIALPEDLGIRRTNATRELLAAKSVADLVEWSGGLYNPPAKFRSW; from the coding sequence ATGACAACAACAATATCCCCCGACTCGCGCTGGACGCGGCGGCGCAGCGAAAAGCAGCGGCGTCTCGGGCTGGTGAAGGGGCTTGCCGACGGTGTGGTGTTGCCCACCGACAAGATCGTCGCGGCGCTGGAGGCGTTGATCCTGCCCGGCGACCGTGTGGTGCTGGAGGGTAACAACCAGAAGCAGGCGGACTTCCTCTCGCGCTCCCTGGCCAAGGCTGACCCGAGCAAGCTGAATGATTTGCACATGATCATGCCCAGCGTCGGCCGTTCCGAGCACCTGGACCTGTTCGAGCGCGGCATTGCCCGCAAGCTCGATTTCTCCTTCGCCGGCACCCAGAGCCTGCGCATCAGCCAGTTGCTGGAAGATGGCCTGCTGGAAATCGGTGCGATCCACACCTACATCGAACTCTATGCCCGGCTGGTGGTGGACCTGATTCCCAACGTGGTGCTCTCGGCCGGTTTCATGGCCGACCGCGCCGGCAATATCTATACCGGCCCGAGCACCGAAGACACCCCGGCGCTGATCGAGCCGGCGGCTTTCAGCGACGGGATTGTCATTGTCCAGGTCAACCAGTTGGTGGATGACGTCAGCGACCTGCCGCGAGTGGACATTCCGGCGTCCTGGGTGGACTTCGTGGTGGTGGCCGACAAGCCGTTCTACATCGAGCCGCTGTTCACCCGCGACCCGCGCCACATCAAGCCTGTGCATGTGTTGATGGCGATGATGGCGATCCGCGGGATCTACGAAAAACACAACGTCCAGTCCCTCAATCACGGCATCGGTTTCAACACCGCCGCCATCGAATTGATCCTGCCGACCTACGGCGAATCCCTCGGTTTGAAGGGCAAGATCTGCCGCAACTGGACCCTCAATCCCCACCCAACCCTGATCCCGGCCATCGAAAGCGGCTGGGTCGAAAGCGTGCATTGCTTCGGCACCGAGTTGGGCATGGAAAACTACATCGCCGCTCGCCCCGACGTGTTCTTCACCGGCCACGACGGCTCCCTGCGTTCCAATCGCATGGTTTGCCAACTGGCCGGGCAGTACGCGGTGGACCTGTTCATCGGCGCCACCCTGCAAGTGGACGGCGACGGCCATTCCTCCACCGTGACCCGCGGCCGCTTGGCCGGCTTCGGTGGTGCGCCGAACATGGGCCACGACCCCCGCGGTCGCCGTCATGGCACGCCGGCCTGGCTCGACATGCGCCATGGCGATGGCGAGGCGCCGTTGCTCGAACGCGGCAAGAAGCTGGTGGTGCAGATGGTCGAGACGTTCCAGGAGGGCGGCAAACCGACCTTCGTCGAGACCCTCGATGCGGTGGACGTGGCGAAGAAAGCCGGCATGCCCCTGGCGCCGATCATGATCTACGGCGACGACGTCACCCACCTGCTGACCGAAGAGGGCATCGCCTACCTGTACAAGGCTCGTTCCTTGGAAGAACGCCAGGCGATGATCGCCGCCGTGGCCGGGGTCACCGCCATCGGTTTGCGCCATGATCCGAAAGACACCGCGCGCATGCGCCGCGAAGGGCTGATCGCCTTGCCCGAAGACCTCGGCATCCGTCGCACCAACGCCACCCGCGAGTTGCTCGCGGCCAAGAGCGTGGCCGATCTGGTGGAGTGGTCCGGTGGCCTCTACAACCCACCTGCCAAGTTCAGGAGCTGGTAA
- a CDS encoding Hpt domain-containing protein codes for MGDRHDYVALEWVKGEIAETLKQAHLALNRLVDDPQASDALGQCLACIHQVHGGLQMVEFYGAALLAEEMEQLCAALQDNRVIHRDEAISLLSQALGQLPIYLDRIQGARRDLPLVVLPLINDLRSARGESLLSETSLFSPELPDIAPLSDEALQRLEPADLPNTLRKWRQTLQMALVGLLREQDDATHLGYLAKVFQRLETLCAGAPLNALWQVASALVEGMRDGRIANSPALRSLFKEADKELKRLLDQGMPGINQPAPPHLLKSLLFYIAKAEHPSGQMQIMKERYSLDDALPDSAMVDEERARLAGPDRDAMRSVLAALCEELVRVKERLDLFVRSDRQHASELDSLLAPLRQIADTLAVLGFGQPRKVIIDQLAVVLSLAQGQREPDDATLMDVAGALLYVEATLAGMVGTVEPESREDTHLPTTDLTQIHQIVIKETHTCLQQAKDMIVDYIDADWNSEQLQPLPALLTQVRGALAMIPLSRAASLVESCNAFIRDHLLLEQAQPGWEELDHLADVITGLEYYLERLSEDPETPGEPLLDGVERSLAALGYYPDEARVPVLDDVLSPNEAQVMQDLQELDDPQTVQSLAQVLASPVSAVNPPARSTPGSLLPPPLDESPVDDELREVFLEETAEVLDVLREYLPRWSAHPDDHGALSELRRAFHTLKGSGRMVRALVLGELAWAVENLLNRVLERSVEPQASARQLIEDTVQLLPALVAEFAANRQRQRDDVDRLAARAHALAKGGDEDDEDDEQDVAALDPLLLKIFDNEAQGHLASLNRFLDQAADHLPLQASDELQRALHTLKGSASMAGVLPIAELAGAMDELAREYRAHLIALDLDEVELLLEAEGLLRRGLRQLHSEPLAPIPDAEDLIQRAQALLAERLHAANSAPDKALRTKRDPQLINNFLAQGMDILLDAESLLQRWQQHPGEGQELSALLDELTTLGEGAHLADLHPVDELCEALLDLYGAVEESSLAVSDEFFRQAQLAHEALIDMLDQLAAGQHVRPQPERVAALRRLLQESLDPSATGLIRSDGSRTLSIRELGHATAEMERDAPAETSVEDDLASIFLEEAQDILESAAQALQRWLADPDNGAPLSSLQRDLHTLKGGARMADIRPVSDLAQELENLYEGLVDRRYSYSEELAQLLGSSHERLDLLLGQLQQGQPLGDPVALIDSIRRFRQDKPNAIETSAAAQADGAGHDPELLEIFLEEGFDILDSSGAALLRWQEEPSNRQAVETLLRDLHTLKGGARMVEIVPIGDLAHELENLYEGLSAGLLQPTPALFALLQSSHDRLAQMLDAVRAGHPCPLADRLIAQIQAVNHPQASAVAQAAPAPEPITPPIASPPAAPARQDPSAAGDGADMVKVSAELLDDLVNLAGETSIFRGRIEQQVNDAHVALGEMETTIERMRDQLRRLDTETQGRILSRQQVEAERLGYEEFDPLEMDRHSQLQQLSRALFESASDLLELKETLDRSNHDAELLLQQQGRINTELQEGLMRTRMVPFERMLPRLKRIVRQVAQELGKDVEFVVGNADGEMDRNVLERMAAPLEHMLRNAVDHGLEPADVRLAAGKPARGRISLDLSREGGDIIFDIRDDGAGVPLEAVRSKAIKRGLLAPDSDISDRDVLQFILQPGFSTAEKITQISGRGVGMDVVHEEVRQLGGSMTIDSTPGQGVHFRIRLPFTVAVNRALMVHCHEDQYAIPLNAIESIVRVLPAELDGHYQLDPPTYTYAGQRYELCYLGELLKTGARPKLLGQSQPLPVLLVQCNERHVAVQVDAIAGTREIVVKSLGPQFSAVQGLSGATILGDGRVVLILDLLAPIRALPHQVPRRQVPAEGEGEPQRPLLVLVVDDSVTVRKVTSRLLERHGMHVLTAKDGVDAMALLSEHAPDLMLLDIEMPRMDGFEVATQVRNDPRLAHLPIIMITSRTGQKHRDRAMAIGVNDYLGKPYQESVLLDSIAYWSRTHA; via the coding sequence ATGGGTGATCGGCACGACTACGTGGCCCTGGAATGGGTCAAGGGCGAGATTGCCGAAACGCTGAAGCAGGCCCATCTGGCCCTCAACCGCCTGGTGGACGATCCCCAGGCGTCGGACGCCCTCGGGCAATGCCTGGCCTGCATTCACCAGGTCCACGGCGGCCTGCAGATGGTCGAGTTCTACGGTGCGGCGTTGCTGGCCGAGGAGATGGAGCAACTGTGCGCCGCCCTGCAGGACAACCGCGTCATCCATCGCGACGAAGCCATCAGTCTGTTGAGCCAGGCCCTGGGGCAGTTGCCGATCTACCTGGACCGCATACAAGGCGCTCGCCGTGACCTGCCGCTGGTGGTATTGCCCTTGATCAACGACCTGCGCAGTGCCCGGGGCGAGAGCCTGTTGTCGGAAACCAGCCTGTTCAGTCCCGAGTTGCCCGATATTGCGCCGCTCAGCGACGAAGCCTTGCAGCGCCTCGAACCCGCTGACCTGCCGAACACCTTGCGCAAATGGCGCCAGACCCTGCAAATGGCCCTGGTGGGCCTGCTGCGCGAACAGGATGACGCGACCCACCTCGGTTACCTGGCCAAGGTTTTCCAGCGCCTGGAAACGTTGTGTGCCGGGGCGCCGCTCAATGCCTTATGGCAGGTGGCCTCAGCGCTGGTCGAAGGCATGCGTGACGGACGCATCGCCAACAGCCCGGCGCTGCGCAGCCTGTTCAAGGAAGCCGACAAGGAACTCAAGCGCCTGCTGGACCAAGGCATGCCCGGCATCAATCAGCCGGCACCGCCCCACCTGCTCAAGAGCTTGTTGTTCTATATTGCCAAGGCCGAACATCCCAGCGGGCAGATGCAGATCATGAAAGAACGCTACTCACTGGACGACGCGCTGCCCGACAGCGCCATGGTCGACGAAGAACGCGCGCGCCTGGCCGGGCCCGACCGCGATGCCATGCGCTCGGTGCTCGCCGCGCTGTGCGAGGAGTTGGTACGGGTCAAGGAGCGCCTGGACCTGTTCGTGCGCAGCGATCGCCAGCACGCCTCGGAACTGGACAGCCTGCTGGCGCCGTTGCGGCAGATCGCCGACACCTTGGCGGTGCTGGGTTTCGGCCAGCCGCGCAAGGTCATCATCGATCAGCTGGCGGTGGTGCTGAGCCTCGCCCAGGGCCAGCGCGAGCCGGATGACGCGACCCTCATGGACGTTGCCGGGGCCTTGCTCTATGTCGAGGCGACCCTGGCCGGCATGGTCGGCACCGTCGAGCCCGAGAGCCGCGAAGACACGCACCTGCCCACCACCGACCTGACCCAGATCCACCAGATCGTCATCAAGGAAACCCACACCTGCCTGCAACAGGCCAAGGATATGATCGTCGACTACATCGACGCGGACTGGAACAGCGAGCAGTTGCAACCGTTGCCGGCGCTGCTGACCCAGGTGCGCGGTGCGCTGGCGATGATCCCCCTGAGCCGTGCCGCCAGCCTGGTGGAGTCCTGCAATGCGTTCATCCGCGACCATCTGTTGCTGGAGCAGGCCCAGCCGGGCTGGGAAGAACTCGACCATTTGGCCGACGTGATCACCGGTCTCGAATACTACCTGGAGCGCTTGAGCGAGGACCCGGAAACCCCTGGCGAGCCCTTGCTCGATGGGGTCGAACGGAGCCTGGCCGCGCTCGGTTATTACCCTGATGAAGCGCGGGTGCCGGTGCTTGACGATGTGTTGAGTCCCAACGAAGCCCAGGTCATGCAGGACCTGCAGGAGCTGGATGACCCGCAGACGGTGCAGTCCTTGGCACAGGTGCTGGCCAGCCCGGTCTCGGCGGTCAATCCGCCGGCCAGGAGCACCCCAGGCAGCCTGTTGCCCCCACCACTGGATGAGAGCCCGGTGGACGACGAGTTGCGCGAGGTCTTCCTCGAGGAAACTGCCGAGGTGCTCGACGTTCTGCGCGAATACTTGCCGCGCTGGAGTGCACATCCCGACGACCACGGCGCCCTGAGCGAACTGCGCCGGGCCTTTCACACCCTCAAGGGCAGTGGTCGGATGGTGCGGGCGCTGGTGCTGGGTGAACTGGCCTGGGCTGTGGAAAACCTGCTCAACCGGGTGCTGGAGCGCAGCGTCGAGCCGCAGGCGTCGGCCCGCCAGTTGATCGAAGACACGGTGCAGTTGTTGCCGGCCCTGGTGGCCGAATTCGCGGCCAATCGGCAACGCCAGCGCGATGACGTCGACCGCCTGGCCGCTCGCGCCCATGCCCTGGCCAAGGGCGGCGATGAAGACGACGAAGACGACGAGCAGGACGTGGCCGCTCTCGATCCGCTGTTGTTGAAGATCTTCGACAACGAAGCCCAGGGCCACCTCGCCAGCCTCAATCGTTTTCTCGACCAGGCGGCCGACCACCTGCCGTTGCAGGCCAGCGATGAATTGCAGCGGGCCTTGCACACCCTCAAGGGCAGCGCTTCGATGGCCGGCGTGCTACCCATCGCCGAGTTGGCCGGTGCGATGGATGAGCTGGCCCGGGAGTACCGGGCGCACCTGATTGCCCTCGACCTGGATGAGGTGGAATTGCTGCTGGAGGCCGAAGGGTTGCTGCGCCGCGGCCTGCGCCAGTTGCACAGCGAGCCGCTGGCGCCGATCCCCGACGCCGAGGACCTGATCCAGCGTGCCCAGGCCCTGCTGGCCGAGCGTCTGCACGCCGCCAACAGTGCGCCGGACAAAGCACTACGGACCAAGCGCGATCCACAACTGATCAACAACTTCCTCGCCCAGGGCATGGACATCCTGCTGGACGCCGAAAGCCTCTTGCAGCGCTGGCAGCAGCACCCCGGTGAAGGCCAGGAACTGAGTGCGCTGCTGGATGAGCTGACCACCCTCGGCGAAGGCGCGCACCTGGCCGATCTGCACCCGGTGGACGAACTCTGCGAAGCCTTGCTGGACCTCTACGGCGCGGTGGAAGAAAGCAGCCTGGCGGTCAGCGATGAATTTTTCCGGCAGGCGCAGCTCGCCCATGAAGCGCTGATCGACATGCTCGATCAACTGGCGGCCGGGCAGCACGTGCGTCCGCAGCCGGAGCGGGTAGCGGCCCTGCGTCGCCTGCTTCAGGAGAGCCTCGACCCGTCGGCCACTGGCCTGATCCGCAGCGACGGCAGCCGCACGCTGAGTATCCGCGAACTGGGCCACGCGACGGCGGAAATGGAACGCGACGCGCCCGCCGAAACCTCGGTGGAAGATGACCTCGCATCGATTTTCCTCGAAGAGGCCCAGGACATCCTCGAAAGTGCCGCCCAGGCCTTGCAACGCTGGTTGGCCGATCCGGATAACGGTGCGCCGCTGTCCTCGCTGCAACGTGACTTGCACACCCTCAAGGGCGGCGCGCGGATGGCCGACATCCGGCCGGTGAGCGACCTGGCCCAGGAGCTGGAAAACCTTTACGAAGGGCTGGTGGACCGGCGCTACAGCTACAGCGAGGAACTGGCGCAACTGCTCGGCAGCAGCCACGAACGCCTCGACCTGTTGCTCGGGCAGTTGCAACAGGGCCAACCGTTGGGCGATCCCGTTGCACTGATCGACTCTATCCGAAGGTTCCGCCAGGACAAGCCGAACGCCATCGAGACGAGCGCAGCGGCCCAGGCCGACGGTGCCGGCCATGATCCCGAGTTGCTGGAAATCTTCCTTGAAGAAGGTTTCGACATTCTCGACAGCTCAGGCGCGGCGTTGCTGCGCTGGCAGGAAGAACCGTCGAATCGCCAGGCCGTGGAGACCCTGCTGCGGGATTTGCACACCCTCAAGGGCGGTGCGCGGATGGTGGAAATCGTCCCTATCGGCGATTTGGCCCACGAGCTGGAAAACCTCTATGAAGGCCTGTCGGCGGGCCTGCTCCAGCCGACCCCGGCGCTGTTCGCCTTGCTGCAAAGCAGTCATGACCGACTGGCGCAGATGCTCGATGCGGTGCGCGCCGGCCATCCGTGTCCGCTGGCCGATCGGCTGATCGCGCAGATCCAGGCGGTGAATCATCCCCAGGCAAGTGCGGTGGCCCAGGCTGCCCCGGCGCCGGAGCCGATCACGCCCCCCATCGCAAGTCCGCCCGCGGCGCCCGCCAGACAAGACCCCAGTGCCGCGGGCGACGGTGCGGACATGGTCAAGGTCTCCGCCGAGCTGCTCGACGACCTGGTGAACCTGGCGGGGGAAACCTCGATTTTCCGTGGGCGCATCGAACAGCAGGTCAACGACGCACACGTGGCCCTGGGCGAAATGGAAACCACCATCGAGCGCATGCGCGACCAGTTGCGGCGCCTGGATACCGAAACCCAGGGGCGGATTCTCAGTCGTCAACAGGTGGAGGCCGAGCGCCTGGGCTACGAAGAGTTCGACCCGCTGGAGATGGATCGGCATTCCCAGTTGCAGCAACTGTCCCGGGCGCTGTTCGAGTCTGCCTCGGACTTGCTCGAACTCAAGGAAACCCTGGATCGCAGCAATCACGATGCCGAACTCCTGCTGCAACAGCAGGGGCGGATCAATACCGAGCTCCAGGAAGGCCTGATGCGCACGCGCATGGTGCCGTTCGAGCGCATGCTGCCGCGGCTCAAGCGCATCGTCCGGCAAGTGGCGCAGGAACTGGGCAAGGACGTGGAATTCGTGGTGGGCAATGCCGACGGCGAGATGGACCGTAACGTCCTGGAGCGTATGGCCGCGCCCCTGGAACACATGCTGCGCAACGCCGTCGACCACGGCCTGGAACCGGCCGACGTGCGCCTCGCCGCTGGCAAGCCGGCGCGAGGGCGCATCAGCCTCGACCTGTCGCGGGAAGGCGGCGACATCATTTTCGACATCCGCGACGACGGTGCCGGCGTGCCGCTGGAGGCGGTGCGGAGCAAGGCGATCAAGCGTGGCCTGCTGGCGCCGGACAGCGATATCAGCGACCGCGACGTGCTGCAGTTCATCCTGCAGCCGGGGTTTTCCACAGCGGAAAAAATCACCCAGATCTCCGGGCGTGGCGTGGGCATGGACGTGGTCCACGAAGAGGTGCGGCAGTTGGGCGGCAGCATGACCATCGATTCCACGCCGGGGCAGGGCGTGCATTTCCGCATTCGCCTGCCGTTTACCGTGGCGGTGAACCGGGCGTTGATGGTGCATTGTCACGAAGACCAGTACGCGATCCCGTTGAACGCCATCGAAAGCATTGTCCGGGTGTTGCCGGCCGAACTGGACGGCCATTACCAACTCGACCCGCCGACCTACACCTACGCCGGGCAACGCTATGAACTGTGCTACCTGGGCGAGCTGCTGAAAACCGGCGCCCGGCCGAAGCTGCTGGGCCAGAGCCAGCCGTTGCCGGTGCTGCTGGTGCAGTGCAACGAGCGGCATGTGGCCGTGCAGGTGGACGCTATCGCCGGGACCCGGGAGATCGTGGTCAAGAGCCTTGGCCCGCAGTTCTCGGCGGTGCAGGGTCTGTCCGGGGCGACGATCCTGGGGGATGGCCGAGTGGTGCTGATTCTCGACCTGCTGGCGCCGATCCGCGCCTTGCCCCATCAAGTCCCGCGCCGCCAGGTGCCGGCGGAAGGCGAGGGCGAACCGCAACGGCCACTGCTGGTGCTGGTGGTGGACGACTCGGTGACGGTGCGCAAGGTCACCAGCCGCCTGCTGGAGCGCCATGGCATGCACGTCCTGACCGCCAAGGACGGCGTGGATGCCATGGCGCTGCTGTCCGAGCACGCGCCTGACCTGATGCTGCTGGACATCGAGATGCCGCGCATGGACGGCTTCGAAGTGGCCACGCAAGTGCGCAACGACCCACGCCTGGCGCACCTGCCGATCATCATGATCACCTCCCGCACGGGCCAGAAACACCGCGACCGCGCCATGGCCATCGGTGTCAACGACTACCTGGGCAAGCCGTACCAGGAATCGGTGCTGCTCGACAGCATCGCCTACTGGAGCAGAACCCATGCATGA